Proteins encoded by one window of Methanobacterium sp. CWC-01:
- a CDS encoding ATP-dependent DNA ligase, whose amino-acid sequence MKIEPMLAKLKNLDVNLAGTWISEPKYDGERLLAESKGKRIGLWTRRHVQVSRKFPEVVDALMKVNGDDWILDGELTVPGGFRRLLKRNVEDKTKIKILSQKIPATYHVFDILRWEGEDLAMKPLKDRKKILLNHIIPSKRVKLMPFRLVTSSKVKKHFQEYVEDGFEGAVLKNALSTYEPGKRTGQWIKIKREETVDVNIIGATQSTGSIPFGALLMEKDGKYFGKVGTGYSTAEQKSIMKILEKNQGPLKIPIPSDVKSEVLITSRPLPAEIKVNEIFKGSPRAPVWIRFRWG is encoded by the coding sequence ATGAAGATAGAGCCCATGCTGGCTAAACTGAAAAATTTAGACGTTAATTTGGCAGGTACTTGGATAAGTGAACCCAAATATGATGGGGAAAGACTTTTAGCCGAGTCGAAGGGGAAAAGAATTGGATTATGGACCCGTAGACACGTTCAGGTATCGCGCAAGTTTCCAGAAGTTGTGGATGCTCTTATGAAAGTGAATGGTGATGACTGGATCCTGGATGGGGAATTAACCGTACCTGGAGGCTTTCGTAGGCTTTTAAAACGCAACGTGGAAGATAAAACCAAGATCAAGATCCTGTCCCAGAAGATACCGGCCACCTATCATGTGTTCGACATACTCCGCTGGGAGGGAGAGGATCTCGCCATGAAACCCCTTAAAGACCGGAAAAAAATACTCTTAAACCATATAATACCATCTAAGCGGGTGAAACTAATGCCCTTCCGCCTGGTGACCAGTTCCAAGGTGAAAAAACACTTCCAGGAGTATGTGGAAGATGGTTTTGAAGGCGCGGTACTGAAAAATGCACTTTCAACCTACGAACCCGGCAAGAGGACTGGTCAGTGGATAAAGATCAAAAGAGAAGAAACTGTAGATGTAAATATCATCGGTGCCACCCAAAGTACAGGCAGCATACCCTTCGGAGCCCTTCTGATGGAGAAGGATGGAAAATACTTCGGGAAAGTAGGTACTGGATACAGCACTGCTGAACAAAAGTCCATAATGAAAATACTCGAAAAAAATCAGGGCCCCCTTAAGATTCCCATACCTTCAGACGTGAAATCTGAGGTTCTGATAACATCCCGACCGCTGCCAGCCGAGATAAAGGTAAATGAGATCTTCAAAGGTTCACCCCGGGCACCGGTGTGGATACGATTCCGGTGGGGCTAA
- a CDS encoding ABC transporter permease — protein MPELEGIYTIWLRENKRFVRYRSRILTSVVTPLLWLLIFGTGLGSAVRFGGGVGGYQAFIFPGIIGQTVLFTAVFSGVSVIIDRQYGFLKEILVAPISRPAIVFGKALGISTTAMIQGLILLLLSFLVGIQMTPEIFIQSAVVILLISLGLAGLGLLIASFTDSMEGFNLILSFIVLPIFLLSGALFPVTNLPSWLQVAVYLDPLTYGVDALRAIILKTSVLPLYVSLVVVSLFALIMVLLSAFVFSRREQELM, from the coding sequence ATGCCGGAACTGGAGGGAATTTATACTATCTGGCTCCGGGAGAACAAAAGGTTTGTTAGATACCGTTCCCGTATATTAACCTCAGTGGTAACTCCACTTTTATGGTTGCTCATCTTCGGAACCGGACTGGGTTCAGCCGTACGTTTTGGTGGGGGTGTGGGAGGATACCAGGCCTTTATTTTCCCAGGGATCATAGGTCAGACTGTACTTTTCACCGCTGTTTTTTCCGGGGTCTCGGTAATCATCGATCGTCAATACGGATTCCTTAAAGAGATACTGGTGGCACCTATTTCCAGGCCGGCTATTGTTTTTGGTAAAGCATTGGGTATAAGCACCACGGCCATGATACAGGGATTAATACTCCTATTACTGTCCTTCCTGGTAGGTATCCAGATGACTCCTGAAATATTTATTCAGAGTGCAGTGGTTATCCTATTGATCTCCCTTGGTCTGGCAGGTTTAGGTCTCTTAATTGCTTCTTTCACCGATAGTATGGAAGGATTTAACCTCATCCTCAGCTTCATAGTTCTCCCTATTTTCCTTCTTAGCGGAGCTCTCTTTCCGGTCACTAATTTGCCATCCTGGCTTCAAGTAGCGGTGTATCTAGATCCATTAACCTACGGGGTGGATGCCCTCCGGGCCATAATCCTGAAAACCTCGGTATTACCTTTGTATGTGAGTTTGGTGGTTGTGAGCCTCTTCGCACTTATCATGGTCTTGTTATCAGCTTTCGTCTTCAGCCGCAGAGAACAGGAGTTGATGTAG
- a CDS encoding DUF2769 domain-containing protein produces MVGIDFSMENIKKCLCTKCAVQIESQCVRDKQKIMLLMTQQDLDSPMRMDEERVPGLYCSTGKAICQDIDTKKVCKCNECSIWDEYKLEPQRYFCRDGSARIIR; encoded by the coding sequence ATGGTTGGAATAGACTTCAGCATGGAAAATATTAAAAAATGCCTATGTACCAAGTGTGCGGTCCAGATTGAAAGCCAGTGCGTAAGGGACAAGCAGAAGATCATGTTACTCATGACCCAGCAGGACTTGGACAGTCCCATGAGGATGGATGAGGAAAGAGTCCCAGGACTATACTGCTCTACAGGTAAGGCCATCTGTCAGGATATTGATACAAAAAAGGTCTGCAAATGTAATGAATGCTCCATCTGGGATGAATATAAGTTGGAACCACAACGTTACTTCTGCAGGGATGGTTCGGCCCGGATTATTAGATGA
- a CDS encoding zinc-ribbon domain-containing protein, which yields MPDCQRCGTKNPDGARFCSGCGSKLTIFPRLEKKSKKPEKAKSELKLQVILALVVLILIIVAILISFIPGVGIKL from the coding sequence ATGCCTGATTGTCAAAGATGTGGAACAAAAAACCCAGACGGGGCCCGATTCTGCTCGGGGTGCGGCTCGAAGTTAACCATATTCCCCCGACTTGAAAAAAAATCCAAGAAACCAGAGAAAGCCAAATCAGAATTAAAACTACAAGTCATCCTGGCGTTAGTTGTACTGATCTTGATCATTGTGGCTATTTTAATATCATTTATACCCGGAGTGGGTATTAAATTATGA
- a CDS encoding Ku protein — protein MRSIWSGAMKFGTIFIPIRLYAASENLHIGFHLVHKTDCGRVRYKKVCAKDGEELKPEDIVRAIDIAGECIQFTEDEIKNLRPFTTRTMEILGFCESYEIPLVALGKPYYIGTESPKKGGVAQGFQMLKKAMQDSDKVAVVRWVARSNEYMGMLTSYEQGFLLKQILYHEQIRSVEEIEIIEAEVDPEVLEKGMQVVEKMAINFDWTRYREKYTQELRELIEKKALGEEIIPELKPPETRSLEKELEKMLAMVDENEDRAHAG, from the coding sequence ATGAGATCCATCTGGTCAGGGGCAATGAAGTTTGGAACTATTTTTATACCGATCCGTTTGTACGCTGCCAGTGAAAACCTGCATATAGGGTTCCATCTGGTGCATAAAACCGATTGCGGCCGGGTTCGTTACAAGAAGGTGTGTGCGAAAGACGGGGAAGAGCTTAAACCCGAAGATATTGTGAGGGCCATTGATATCGCTGGGGAGTGCATACAGTTTACAGAAGATGAAATCAAGAATCTGCGTCCCTTCACCACCCGTACCATGGAAATTTTAGGGTTCTGCGAATCCTACGAAATACCATTAGTTGCCCTTGGCAAACCCTACTACATTGGAACCGAGTCTCCCAAAAAGGGAGGGGTAGCGCAGGGGTTCCAGATGCTGAAAAAAGCAATGCAGGACAGTGATAAAGTGGCAGTGGTTCGTTGGGTGGCCCGATCCAACGAATACATGGGTATGTTAACATCCTACGAGCAGGGGTTCCTCCTGAAGCAGATACTCTATCATGAACAGATCCGATCAGTTGAGGAGATCGAGATCATAGAAGCTGAGGTGGATCCAGAAGTATTAGAAAAGGGGATGCAGGTAGTGGAGAAGATGGCCATTAACTTTGACTGGACCCGGTATAGAGAAAAATACACCCAGGAACTGCGGGAACTCATTGAGAAGAAAGCCCTGGGTGAAGAGATAATACCGGAGTTAAAACCCCCTGAAACTCGTTCTCTGGAAAAAGAGCTGGAGAAAATGCTGGCCATGGTGGATGAAAATGAAGATAGAGCCCATGCTGGCTAA
- a CDS encoding DUF4405 domain-containing protein — protein MKKLLTVLLIVILAPIAVYAWNDCPYGLVDDPFPGQCPRYVDTNQDGICDLSQSSPDSIDNTSTTTTDNLTGSGRRRGSQENITPSEINEPEQVPGANFYLIPLVILTSISYLVTYFLYLNHRLKRRPYYRIWNYILTGSFLVSGITGIVLIILINFGMQTPWNMSIDFWHAEFSIIMAVTSIFHVHLYWKQFKGIFRL, from the coding sequence TTGAAGAAGCTATTAACGGTCCTTTTAATCGTTATATTGGCTCCTATTGCCGTTTACGCCTGGAATGACTGTCCTTATGGGCTGGTGGATGATCCTTTCCCTGGTCAATGTCCCCGCTATGTAGATACTAATCAGGATGGTATCTGTGATCTCTCCCAGTCTTCCCCTGATAGTATTGATAACACCAGCACCACCACTACTGATAACTTGACTGGAAGTGGTAGAAGAAGGGGAAGCCAAGAGAATATTACTCCTAGTGAGATTAATGAACCAGAACAAGTGCCTGGTGCTAATTTTTATCTGATACCCCTGGTAATATTGACTTCCATTTCCTATCTGGTCACTTACTTCCTCTATCTCAACCATAGATTAAAAAGAAGGCCCTACTATCGTATCTGGAATTACATACTAACCGGTAGTTTTCTGGTCTCGGGGATTACAGGAATAGTGTTGATAATACTGATAAACTTTGGTATGCAAACGCCTTGGAATATGTCCATTGACTTCTGGCATGCTGAATTTTCAATTATAATGGCAGTGACAAGTATATTCCATGTACATCTTTACTGGAAACAGTTTAAAGGAATTTTCAGGCTTTAA
- the cofH gene encoding 5-amino-6-(D-ribitylamino)uracil--L-tyrosine 4-hydroxyphenyl transferase CofH, which translates to MISDIYDRSLDGDITREDALMLVKYNPFELFDTADQLRQEIVGDRVTFVANRNIDITDRCIIECGFCSFRNHIGYEMTTDEILDSIREAKEVGATEVCLFGGVLPHMTVEYYLDLIKSIKSNYDIKIHGLSPVEVYHAAKSSEVSTKEALSVFKKAGLDTMTGAAAEILVDSVRKQICPNKVSTAQWVEIITEAHLLGIPTTSTIMYGTVETWEDRIEHLLILRDIQRQTGGFTEFVPLTFLNENNLLGNASKGASGMDDLKLHALARIVFGRDLPNIQASWIKMGTKMAQIVLCCGANDLGGTMMEDKISVAAGAAHGEYLSREEMALIIKEIGRVPAERDTIYKLI; encoded by the coding sequence ATGATATCCGATATTTATGATCGCTCCTTAGATGGAGACATAACCCGTGAAGACGCCTTAATGCTGGTTAAATACAACCCGTTTGAATTATTCGACACTGCTGACCAGCTTCGTCAAGAGATCGTGGGTGACCGGGTCACCTTCGTAGCCAATCGAAACATCGACATCACCGACCGCTGCATCATCGAATGCGGCTTCTGCTCATTCCGGAACCATATCGGGTACGAAATGACCACCGACGAAATATTAGATAGTATCAGGGAAGCCAAAGAGGTGGGAGCCACGGAAGTATGTTTATTTGGAGGCGTGCTTCCCCACATGACTGTTGAATATTATTTAGACCTTATTAAATCTATAAAATCAAATTATGACATTAAGATTCATGGACTATCACCGGTCGAAGTGTATCATGCAGCTAAATCGTCAGAGGTGAGTACTAAAGAGGCTTTGAGTGTCTTTAAGAAGGCCGGTTTAGATACCATGACTGGTGCAGCCGCAGAGATCCTGGTGGATTCGGTTAGGAAGCAGATCTGCCCTAATAAAGTATCCACTGCCCAGTGGGTGGAGATAATTACTGAAGCTCATCTTTTGGGGATCCCCACCACTTCCACTATAATGTACGGTACCGTGGAAACCTGGGAGGACCGGATCGAGCACTTGCTTATTTTGCGCGATATACAACGTCAGACAGGGGGATTTACAGAATTTGTGCCCTTAACCTTCCTCAATGAGAATAACCTTCTGGGTAATGCCTCTAAAGGGGCCAGTGGTATGGACGACCTGAAACTTCATGCCCTGGCCAGAATTGTCTTTGGTAGAGACCTACCCAATATCCAGGCTTCCTGGATAAAAATGGGGACAAAAATGGCACAAATAGTGCTTTGTTGTGGTGCTAATGACTTAGGGGGCACCATGATGGAGGATAAGATATCCGTAGCCGCCGGAGCAGCCCATGGTGAGTATTTATCCCGGGAAGAGATGGCCTTAATTATAAAAGAAATTGGAAGAGTGCCAGCCGAGAGGGATACTATTTACAAACTGATCTAG